The genomic region CAGCCCACCCGGATAGGCGCGGTCGTCGAAGGTGGCGGCGATCTTCTCGTTGATCGCCACACCGCCGAGCGGGACGTAGCCGGAGTTGACGCCCTTGGCGAAGGTCATCAGGTCGGGTACCACACCGTCGGCGTGCTGCACGGCGAACCACTTGCCGGAGCGGCCGAAGCCGGCCATCACCTCGTCGGCGATGTAGACGATGCCGTACTTGTCGCACAGCTCGCGCACACCGGCGAGGTAGCCGGGCGGCGGCACCATGATGCCCGCGGTGCCGGGGATGGACTCCAGCACGATCGCGGCGATGGTGTCGGGGCCCTCGAAGGCGATGGTGCGTTCCAGGTGCTCGAGCGCCCGCTCGCACTCCTCCTGCTCGGTGGTGGCGTGAAATGCGGTGCGGTACAGGAACGGTCCGAAGAAGTGCACCACGCCTGCGCCCGGGTTGTCGTTGGGCCAGCGGCGCGGGTCACCGGTCATGTTCACCGCGGTGTCGGTGCCGCCGTGGTAGGAGCGGTACCGGGTGAGCACCTTGCGCCTGCCGGTGTGCAGCCGCGCCATGCGCACGGCGTGCTCGACCGCGTCGGCGCCGCCGTTGGTGAAGAACACCTTGTTCAGGTCGCCGGGGGTGACGCCGGCGATCAGTCGGGCCGCCTCCGAGCGCGCGGCGTTGGCGTGCTGCGGGGCGATGGTGCACAGCTTGGCGGCCTGCTCGGCGATCGCCGCGACAACCTTCGGATGCTGGTGGCCGATGTTGGTGTTGACCAGCTGGGAACTGAAGTCCAGCAGGCGGTTTCCGTCACCGTCCCACAGGTAGCTGCCCTCGGCGGCGGTGACCACCATCGGGGTGATCTGCGCCTGCGCGGACCAGGAGTGGAAGACGTGCTTGCGGTCGAGTTCGTAGGCCAGGGCCGCTTCGGCCTTGGCGTCGCTGACACTGAGCCCGTTGGGCAGCGTGTCGATCGCGTTCGAGGTGGTCATGAAAGTCCTTATCGCTCAGTTGTTCTGGGGGAAGCCGAGGTTGATGCCGCCGTGCGAGGGATCCAGCCACCGGGTGGTCACGGCCTTGGTGCGGGTGAAGAAGTGCACCCCGTGCGCACCGTGGGCGTGGCTGTCACCGAACAGCGAGGCCTTCCAGCCGCCGAAGCTGTAGTAGGCCATCGGCACCGGGATCGGCACGTTGATGCCGACCATGCCGACCTCGACCTCGTTCTGGAACCGCCGCGCGGCGCCACCGTCGTTGGTGAAGATGGCGGTCCCGTTGCCGTACGGGTTGGAGTTGATCAGGTTCAGCGCCTCGTCGTAGGACTGGACGCGCACGACCGACAGTACCGGCCCGAAGATCTCGTCGGTGTAGACGCTCATCTCGGGGGTGACGTTGTCCAGCAGGGTCGGGCCCAGCCAGAAGCCGTCGGCGCCGCCGTCGGCCTGCACACCGCGGCCGTCGACGACGACCTTGGCGCCTTCGCGCTCCCCGGCGTCGATGTAGGAGGCCACCTTGTCGCGGTGCGCCTTGGTGACCAGCGGGCCCATGTCGGCGCCCTTGGTGCCGTCGCCGGTCCGCAGCGTGCGGGTGCGCTCGGCGATCCGGTTGACGAGTTCGTCGGCGACCGGCTCGACGGCCACGCACACCGAGATCGCCATGCAGCGCTCGCCCGCGGAGCCGAAGCCGGCGTTGACCATCGCGTCGGCGGCCAGGTCCAGGTCGGCGTCCGGCAGGATCACCGCGTGGTTCTTGGCCCCGCCGAGGGCCTGTACCCGCTTCCCGGCGGCGGTGCCGGTGCGGTAGACGTACTCGGCGATCGGGGTGGAGCCGACGAACGACACCGCCTTGATCTTCGGGTTGGTCAACAGTTCGTCGACGGCGGTCTTGTCGCCCTGCAGCACGTTGAACACCCCTGCGGGCAGGCCGGCCTCGGCCCACAGCTCGGCCAGCCAGATCGACGCCGACGGGTCCTTCTCACTCGGCTTGAGCACCACGGTGTTGCCCGCCGCGATCGCGATCGGGAAGAACCACATCGGGACCATCGCCGGGAAGTTGAACGGGCTGATGACCGCGACCGGTCCGAGCGGCTGGCGCACCGAGTGCACGTCGACGGCGGTGGAGGCGTTCTCGGTGAACCCGCCCTGCAGCAGATACGGGATGCCGCAGGCGAATTCGACGACCTCCAGACCGCGGGTCACCTCACCGAGGGCGTCGGAGAGCACCTTGCCGTGCTCGGCGGTGATGATCGCGGCCAGCTCCTCCTTGCGGGCGTTGAGCAACTCGCGGAACCGGAACAGCACCTGGGTGCGCTTGGCCAGCGACGTGTCCCGCCACTCCGAGTACGCCGCGGCCGCGGCGTCGATCACCGCGCGCGCGTCCTCAACCGAGGCCAACAGCACCTCGCCGGTCACCGCGCCGGTGGCCGGGTTGGTCACCGGAGCCGTCACCGGGGCTGTGGCGCCGGCGCCCGTGAAGGTCGCGTTGTTGAGCCAGTGGGCGATGGTCTTGGCGTCTGCCATGAAGCGTGCTCCTGCGGTCGGAACGGTTCTGTCGGATCTCATCCTGCTGCCCGCCCCTCTCTCCGGAGCGCTACGAACCGTCACCGATGAAGACGTGTGTTTTACACTTCGTTAATGCTGATGACGGTGGCCGACGTCCTCGAGCTGCCGGTGATGCAGGCCGGCGAACCGCTCGTGGTGGGCGGCCGGGCGGGCCTGTCCAAGCTGGTGCGGTGGGTGCACGTCAGCGACCTCGCCGACGTGGCCGAGCTGCTGCAGGGCGGCGAGCTGGTGCTGACCACCGGGCAGGCGCTGACCGCCCCCGACGCCGGCACATACCTGCGCAGCCTGGCCACGGTGCGGGTCGCGGGGCTGGTCGTCGAGCTGGGCACCCACCTGCGGCAGGTGCCCTCGGAGCTGGTCGCGGTGGCCGACGAGCTGGCACTGCCGCTGGTGACGCTGGCCCGCCGGACCCGGTTCGTGGAGGTCACCGAGGCAGTACACCGGGTGATCGTCGCCGACCAGTACGAGGAGCTGCAGTTCGTCCGCACCGTGCACGAGACGTTCACCGCGCTGTCGGTGAAGCGGGCGTCAATGGCCGAGATCGTGCGCACCGGCGCTGCGATGGTGGGCGCGTCGATGGTGCTCGAGGACCTCTCGCACCGGGTGCTGGCCTACGCCGCGCACGGGGTGGCGCCGTCGCTGCTGCTCGACGACTGGGAGCCGCGGTCGCGGCTGACCCCGGACGCCGGCGAGCTCAGCTGGGTTCCGGAGCGCTGGGCCGCGCTGCCCGTCGGCGCCACCCAGCCGTGGGGGCGGCTGGTGATCCGGGTGCCCGCCGCGCACCCGAACCGCACCCGCATCGTCGCCGAGCGGGTGGCGCAGACGCTGACCCTGCACCGGATGATGGAACGCGACGAGTTCGAGCTCGGCCATCAGGCGCAGGCCGGGCTGATCGACGACATCCTGTCCGGACGGCTGGCCGACGAGGCCGAGGCGATGGCGCGGGCCGCCGCGCTCGGGCTGCCCCGCCGCGGCCGCTACGTCGCGGTGTCGCTGGCCGTGGAGGTCGGCGCGGCCCGCGACGACGACCAGCTGGCCCGGCAGCGACGGATGTCGCGGATCTACGACGCGGTCACCCACGGGCTGGAGCTGTCGCGCGGGACGGGGCTGCTGTCGCGGGACCGCGACGACCAGATCGGGATGGTGATCGCGGTGGCGCCGGGCTCGCAGGACCGACTGGCCGACGCCGCCGCGGCGATCACCGGCGAGGTGCGCCGCACACCGGGGGTCACCAGGGCGGTGCTCGGGGTCGGCGAACCGTCGGCGAGCCTGCTGGACGCGGTGCACGACCTGCGCAACGCCGAGCACATCGCCTCGGCCGCGCTGTCGCTGCGCCGCGATCCGGACCGGCCCTACTACCGGGCCGGCGATGTGCGGCTGCGCGGGCTGCTGGCGCTGATCCACAACCAGCCGCGGGTGCAGCGGTTCGCCGAGACCGAGCTCGCCGCGCTGCTGCGCCACGACGCCCGCCACCACGACAACCTCACCGCGGTGCTGCGCGCCTTCCTCGACCTGGGCGGCAACAAGACCGAGCTGGCGCGGCGGCTGAACCTGAGCAGGCCGACGCTGTACAAGCGGCTGGCCCAGATCGAGCGGGTGGCCGGGGTGGATCTCGACGACGGCGAATCGCGCACGTCGCTGCACACCGCGCTGCTCATCCGCGACTTCTGACGCGATTTCGGTGTCGTTAGTTGTGATGGGCGCCACTAACGACACCGAAGTCACTCCCTAGACTCACCCCTCGTGAGCAAGAGCCCGCTGCGCCGGTTGGCCGACCAGCTCGTCCTGACCACGATGCGCCCGCCCGTGGTGCCGGAGTTGATGCAGTTTCAGCCCGGCCGCGAGGTCGTCGACCTGCGGGGTAAACGCATACTGCTGACCGGCGCGTCCTCTGGGATCGGCGAGGCGGCCGCGGAGAAGTTCGCCAGGGCCGGGGCGACGGTCGTGGTCGTCGCGCGCCGCCGCGAGCTGCTCGACGCGCTGGTGGAGCGGATCAGTGAGAACGGCGGCGACGCCTGGGCCCACGACTGCGATCTGTCCGACCTCGACGCGCTCGACGACCTGGCCGCGCGGGTGATCGACGATCTCGGCGGTGTCGACATCCTGATCAACAACGCGGGCAAGTCGATCCGCCGCCCGCTGGCCGAGTCGCTGGAGCGCTGGCACGACGTCGAGCGCACCATGACGCTGAACTACTACGCGCCGCTGCGGCTGATCCGCGCGCTGGCGCCGGGGATGCGCGAGCGCGGCGACGGCCACATCATCAACGTGTCCACCTGGGGTGTGCTCTCGGAGTCCTCCCCGCTGTTCGCGGTGTACAACGCGTCGAAGGCGGCGCTGACCGCGGTGAGCCGGGTCATCGAGACCGAGTGGAGCGGCGAGGGGGTGCACTCCACGACGCTGTTCTACCCGCTGGTGCGCACCCCGATGATCGCGCCGACCCGCGCGTACGACAACGTGCCCGGCCTGTCCGCCGACGAGGCCGCCGACTGGATGATCACCGCCGCGCGCACCCGCCCGGTGCGCATCGCGCCCCGGATGGCTGTCGGCGCCCAGATGATCAACAGCGTCGCCCCGGCGGTCGTCGACGCGGTCATGAAACGTCAACGCATTCAACCGAACACCTGATGCCACATCCCGATATCGCCACCGCCGCCGACATCGCGCGGGTGTTCGGCGCCGAGCGCCCGGATGCGACGGCGCTGGTGTGCGGCCAGCGCACGGTGACGTTCGCCGAACTCGACGAGCGCTCCAACCGGGCCGCCCAGGCGTTGCGCGCCGCCGGGGTCGGGTTCGGCGACCGGGTGGCGTTCATCGAGAAGAACGGTGTCGAGTTCTTCGAGATCGTCTGTGCGCTCTCGAAACTCGGCGCGGTCGTGGTGCCGGTCAACTGGCGGCTGGCACCGGCGGAGATGCGTCAGATCATCGACGACGCCGGCGCGCGGGTGGTGATCGTCGGCGCCGAGTTCTTCGGCCACGTCGAGGCGGTCGAGGACGGGCTGGCGGCCACCGTCGTCGCCGTCGGGGAGCACCCGCGCTGGCCCGGCTATGACGCCTGGATCACCGCCCACCCCGCCGACGACCCCTGCGTCCCAACGCAACCTGATGACCTGGCGTTCCTGATGTACACCTCGGGCACCACCGGCCTACCCAAGGGCGTGATGCTCACCAACGACAACTACTTCTGCAAGGCCACCGGGATCTCCGAGAAGTGGCGGTTCGACGCCGACAGCGTCAGCCTGGCCGTGATGCCGCTGTTCCACATGGCCGGCTCCGGCTGGGCGCTGGTGGGACTGTGCGAGGGTGCGCGCACCGTCGTGCTGCGCGACGTCGACCCGGCCGCGATCCTGGATTCGATTGCCCGACACCGGGTTACCAACATGCTGCTGGTGCCGGTGGTGATCCAGCGACTCCTCGACACCCCCGGCGTCGAGGACGTCGACTTCTCCTGCCTGCGCGCCATCGTCTACGGCGCCTCCCCCATCACCGACGACCTACTGACCCGCGCGCTGGCCCGGTTCAACTGCGACCTGCTGCAGGTGTACGGGCAGACCGAGACCACCGGGTCGATCACCCAGCTCGACCGCCACGACGGCCCGCTGCTGCGGTCCTGCGGAAAGCCGTTCGACTGGGTGCAGATCCGCGTCGTGGACGCCGACGGCCGCGACGTGCCCACCGGCGTCGTCGGCGAGCTGTGGACCCGCTCGCGGCAGAACATGGCCGGCTACTGGAACAACCCGGAGGCCACCGCCGCCACCATCACCCCCGACGGCTGGCTGCGCACCGGCGACGCCGGCTACATCGACGCCGACGGCTATCTCTTCCTGCAGGACCGGGTCAAGGACATGATCGTCACCGGCGGCGAGAACGTGTACCCGACCGAGGTGGAGAACGCGCTGATGACCCACCCGGGCGTCGCCGACGTCGCCGTCATCGGGGTGCCGGACCCCACCTGGGGTGAGGCGGTCAAGGCCATCGTCGTCGCCGCCCCCGGCGCCGCACCCACCGAGGCCGAGCTGATCGCGTTCGCCCGCGAGCGGCTGGCCGGCTTCAAACTGCCCAAGTCCGTCGAGTTCACCGACGCGCTGCCGCGCAACCCCAGCGGCAAGGTGCTCAAGCGTGCGCTGCGCGAACCGTATTGGGACGGTGTCGGACGCCGGATCGGCTGACCGGCGTGATAGACACGACAGCATGGAGATTCTGGCCAGCCGGATGCTCATCCGGCCGGCGGACTACCAGCGCTCGCTGAAGTTCTACCGCGACGAGCTGGGGCTGGCGATCGCCCGGGAGTACGGCGCGGGCACGGTGTTCTACGCCGGGCAGTCGCTGATCGAGATCGCCGGGCACGGCGGCCCGCAGGCCGGTGGATCGCTATGGCTGCAGGTGCGCGACCTCTACGCCACCGAGAGGGAACTGACCGCCCGCGGCGTGCCGATCACCCGCGAGGCCCGGCAGGAGCCGTGGGGGCTGCACGAGATGCACGTCACCGACCCCGACGGGGTGCTGCTGATCTTCGTCCAGGTGCCCGACGACCACCCGTTGCGCCGCGACACCCGTTAGCGCGCCGGGGCCAGCGGCCAGCCCACCGAGGCCAACCGCGAGGCGACCTGGTGCATCTCCTCCGGATTGGGTTCCTGCGCGGTGACCTTCTGGATGGCCGCGCGGATCTCCTCCTCGGTGACGGTGCCCCCGGCGGTGCCCTTGAGCACGGTCTGGGCGGCGCGCACCACCTCGTCCTCGGTCAGCGAGCGCTTAAGCAGAGCCAGCAGCGGCAGGTAGCCCTCCGGCGGCACCCCTTCCGGATAGCCGCTCCGCAGCCAGGCGAGCACATTCTCCAGCATCACGGGCATGGTGGTCAGTACTCATTTCATGGGCAGGAACGGGAACAGGTCCACTCCGGTGTGGTGAATGATCGTCGCGCGGGTGATCCACGCGACCGCGGTGACGATGACCCAGCCGACGAACACGAACAGCGCGATCCCGATCGTCCTGCCGACCGCGCTGCGGGTGGCGGTGCCGTCAGCCGTCTCCCCGTGGGAGAACGCCATCAGGCCCGTCGCGAACAGTGCCGGCAGGCCCGCCCCCAGCACCAGGCCCACGACCAGGACCTTGAGAATGCTGTCCAGATAGGTCATTTCGCTCTCCTCAAGCCGCCGCCGCGGCCTTCTCCGGGGTGGTGGGCGTATCGGGGGTGTCGTCCGGGTCGGCCGGGACGACGGAGTTGGTGGCGTCGTCCCAGTCGGCGTTGACGTTGCTGTGGTCGACCTTGCGCTGCTGGGCGCGCAACCACATGTAGAACGACAGCGCGACCAGCACGGCGAAGATCAGCCCGTCACCGGCGAGCGCCGAACCGGTCATCAGTTCGGTGCCGTGCGCCAGCCAGAACGACAGCGCGCCGACCAGACCCGCGGCGGGCAGCGTCACCAGCCAGGCCAGCGCCATCCGGCCGGCCACCGCCCAGCGCACCTCGGCGCCGGGCTTGCCGACACCGCTGCCCAGGATCGAGCCGGTCGCGACATGGGTGGTGGACAGCGCCATCCCGGCCGCGCTCGAGCTGAGGATGATGGCCGCTGAGGACGCTTCGGCGGCGAAGCCCTGCGGGGACTCGATCTCGACCAGGCCCTTGCCCAGCGTGCGGATGACCCGCCAGCCGCCGAGGTAGGTGCCCAGGCCGATGGCGACCGCGCAGCTGAACACGATCCAGAACGGCAGCCCGTCGGCCGCCACGTCGCCGCCGAGGTGGCCGGTGGTGATCAGCGCCAGCGCGATCACGCCCATCGTCTTCTGCGCGTCGTTGGTGCCGTGCGACAGCGCGACCAGCGAGGCGGTGGCGATCTGGCCCCAGCGGAAGCCCTGCCTGCGACGGTGTTCCACCACGTTGCGGGTGATCCGGTAGACCAGCCAGGTGCCGCAGCCGGCGACCACCGCGGCGATCAGCGGGGCGGCCACCGCGGGGATCAGCACCTTGGCGGTGATACCGCTCCAGTTGACGCCGGAGGTGCCCAGCGCGGCCAGGCCGGCGCCGATCAGCCCGCCGAACAGCGCGTGCGAGGAGCTCGACGGGATGCCGAACAGCCAGGTGAGCAGGTTCCACAGGATGCCGCCGATGAGGCCGGCGAAGATGATCGTCAGACCGGTCGAGGCGTCGATGGTCGGCAGCAGCGCGCCGGTCGAGGTGTCCTGGACCTTGAGCACCGACGTGGTGACCGTGACCGCCACCTCCACCGAGAGGAACGCGCCGACCAGGTTCAGGATGCCCGCCAGCAGGACCGCGGTCTTGGGGCGCAGCGCTCCGGTGGCGATCGAGGTTGCCATCGCGTTGCCGGTGTCGTGGAAGCCGTTCGTGAAGTCGAACGCCAGTGCGGTTGCGATCAGCAGCGCCAGAATGAGCAACTCGGCGGTCACGCGCTCATTGTGCTGCCAAACCGAGACTTTCACCTAATCCTTGCGGCCGTGTCCACCAGGGTATTTCCCTGGTCGAAGAAGCTGTTCACCAACTGTTCACCCAACGGCGGGCCGGCGTTTCCCGGATGCGCGGATACGTGCAGGTCGGACGGTCGGATTAGCATCGTGGCGTTGGGCACATTCCGGCCCGAAACCACACGCGGAGAGGTCACGGTGACGAAGTTTCTGTCCAAGATCGTCGCCTGGATCACCGCCGGGTACCCGGAGGGCGTACCGGGGCCCGACCGGGTGCCGCTGTTCGCGCTGCTGCGGCCCCGGCTCACCGACGACGAGGTGCGGACCCTGGTGCGCGAGCTCGCCCGCCTCGGCGAGTCCGGCCGCGAGATCGACGACGCCGAGATCAGCCGACTGATCACCCAGATGATCGGCACCGTGCCGACCGCCGATGAGATCGAGCGGGTGCGCACGCGGCTGGCCACGCAGGGCTGGCCCCTGGACGACCCGCGGGAGCCCGAGCCCGAGCCCGAGGACGGCCCGACGGACACCCCGGAGAACCCGTGAGCGTGCTGCGCCCCGTCGCGGTGGGTTCCGGCGCCGCCGCGCTGGCCCTGCTGCCCGTCGTCGCCGACCTGCTGGCCGGGCGCGCGCACGTGCTGCCGGTACCCGCCGACGATGAGCGGGAGGCCGCGCTGCTGACCACCGCGCTGCGGGCCGGCGAACCGATCGACGACGACGTGGCGGTGGTGGTGTCGACGTCGGGCACCACCGGGACGCCGAAGGGCGCGATGCTGACGGCTGCCGCGCTGACGGCGTCCGCGACGGCGACGTACACGCGGCTCGGCGGGCCGGGCCGGTGGCTGCTGGCGCTGGCCGCCCATCACGTGGCGGGCCTGCAGGTGCTGGTGCGCAGCGTCGTCGCGGGCACCGAACCGGTGGCGGTGTCGCCGAGTTTCTCTGCGGCGGAGCTGGTTTCGTCTGTCTCCTCGCTGGGTTCGGGACGGCGGTACGCGTCGCTGGTGGCGGTGCAGCTGGACAAGGCGCTGCGGGATCCGGAGGCGACGGCGGCGTTGGCGTCGCTGGACGCGGTGCTGATCGGGGGCGGCCCACTCCCCGCGGGTGTCGCGGAAAAGGCCGCCGCCGCGGGGATTCCGGTGGTGCGCACGTACGGAATGAGCGAGACCGCCGGCGGCTGCGTGTACGACGGCCTGCCGTTGGACGGGGTGCGGGTGCGTATCGACGACGGACGTGTCGTGCTCGGCGGGCCGACGGTCGCGAAGGGCTACCGCAACCCGGTGACCCCCGACCCGTTCGCTGAACTTGGCTGGTTCCGCACCGATGACGTTGGCACCGTGGATGATTCGGGCAGACTGACGGTACTGGGCCGCGCCGACGACGCGATCAGCACGGGTGGGCTGACCGTCATGCCGCATCTCGTCGAGTCCGCGATCGGCACGCACGAGGCGGTCGCGGAGTGCGCGGTGTTCGGCGTACCCGACGAGCGGCTCGGCCAACGGGTCGTCGCGGCCGTCGTCGTCGCACCCGGCCATGACGCACCCACGGTGGCCGACCTGCGCGCCCATGTGGGCGCCCGGATGGACACCACCGCGGCACCCCGGGAGATCCACGTCGTCGACGAGCTGCCCCGTCGCGGGATCGGCAAGCTGGACCGGCGGGCGCTGACCGCGCGGTTCACCCCGTAGCCGAAAATCGCTGGACACGATCACGCATGATGGGGGCATGCGCCGCGAAGTCAGCACCGTCGAGGAGTTGCGCGCCATCGTCGGTGAGCCGGACCCCTACGTCGCCAACAAGGTCAAGGACCGGCTGTCGCCGGTACAGCGCGACTGGCTGGCACACTCCCCGCTGTGTTTCGTGGCGACGACCGACGCCGACGGCCGCGTCGACGTCTCGCCCAAGGGAGATCCGCCGGGGTTCGTGCACGTCATCGACGACACCACGATCGCGATTCCCGAACGGCCGGGCAACAAGCGCGTCGATGGTTATCTCAACGTGCTGCAGAACCCGCACGTCGGCACGCTGTTTCTGATCCCGGGCCGCGGGGACACGCTGCGGATCAACGGCACCGCCCGAATCCTTTCCGACGCCGACTATTTCGACGCGCTCGCGGTCAAGGGCCGACGGCCGCTGCTGGCGCTGGAGATCGCGGTCGAAGAGGTGTTCTTCCACTGCGCCAAGGCGTTTCTGCGCTCGGACACCTGGGACCCGTCGACCTGGAACCCGACGGCGTTGCCCAGCGTCGCGCAGCTGATGAAAGCGCTGCGCGCCGACTGGAGCGACGCCGAACTCGAGGACTACTACGACGAGGCGAAGACCCGCGAGCGGCTGTACTGAGCCGCCGGGTCAGATCTGGTTGATGCCACCGTCGACCGGGATCTCGGCACCGGTGGTGTAGCTGCTCAGGTCCGAGGCCAGAAACAGCACCGCGTTGGCGACCTCGTCGGGTTCGCCGCGGCGGCCCATCGGGATCGCGGCGGTCAGCTGGTCGAACTCCTCGAGCGCGTCGGGCCCGGGCAGGAGCTGGTGGGCGAAGGCCTCGAGCCCCGGGGTGTCGGTGGCCCCGGGACTGACCGCGTTGACACGGATCCCCTTGTCGCGCAGCTCACTTGCCCAGGTGCGGGCCAGTGAGCGCACCGCCGCCTTGATCGCCGCGTACACCCCGTAGGCGTCGGAGCCCTTGGCGTTGGCGTTCGAGGAGTTCAGGATGACCGAGGCGCCGTCGTTGAGCAGCGGCAGCGCCTTCTGCACGGTGAACACCAGGCCCTTGAAGTCGATGTCGAGCAGATAGTCGAGGTGCTGTTCGGTGATCTCGCCGAGGCGGGCGACGTCGATCACCGCGGCGTTGGCGAACAGCACGTCGATGCCGCGGCCGTGGTCGGCCACCACGCGGTAGAGGCGGTCGAGATCCTCGGGTTCGGTGACGTCACCCCGCACCCCGACGGCGTTGTCGCCGATCTCCTTGACCGCGGCGTCGAGTTCGGCCTGCCTGCGGCCGGTGACGAAGACGAACGCCCCCTCCGCGGCGAGCCGTTTCGCGGTCGCCAGCCCGATGCCGCTGTTGCCTCCGGTGATCACCGCTGTCCTGTCGTCGAGAAGTCCCACTGCCGCTCTCCTTAGTTCTGTACCGCTTGGTCAATAACTATGGACACCGGCGGCAGGCGTTCTATTCCCAGCCGGTCAGAGAAGTTCGATGAACTCGTCGGCGGCGGCGGTGAGCTGCGCGGGCCGCGCGCCGCCCTTGTGCAGCGCCTCGAGACCGCGCAGAAAGCTCAGCA from Mycolicibacterium phlei harbors:
- the menE gene encoding o-succinylbenzoate--CoA ligase, with protein sequence MSVLRPVAVGSGAAALALLPVVADLLAGRAHVLPVPADDEREAALLTTALRAGEPIDDDVAVVVSTSGTTGTPKGAMLTAAALTASATATYTRLGGPGRWLLALAAHHVAGLQVLVRSVVAGTEPVAVSPSFSAAELVSSVSSLGSGRRYASLVAVQLDKALRDPEATAALASLDAVLIGGGPLPAGVAEKAAAAGIPVVRTYGMSETAGGCVYDGLPLDGVRVRIDDGRVVLGGPTVAKGYRNPVTPDPFAELGWFRTDDVGTVDDSGRLTVLGRADDAISTGGLTVMPHLVESAIGTHEAVAECAVFGVPDERLGQRVVAAVVVAPGHDAPTVADLRAHVGARMDTTAAPREIHVVDELPRRGIGKLDRRALTARFTP
- a CDS encoding pyridoxamine 5'-phosphate oxidase family protein — translated: MRREVSTVEELRAIVGEPDPYVANKVKDRLSPVQRDWLAHSPLCFVATTDADGRVDVSPKGDPPGFVHVIDDTTIAIPERPGNKRVDGYLNVLQNPHVGTLFLIPGRGDTLRINGTARILSDADYFDALAVKGRRPLLALEIAVEEVFFHCAKAFLRSDTWDPSTWNPTALPSVAQLMKALRADWSDAELEDYYDEAKTRERLY
- a CDS encoding SDR family NAD(P)-dependent oxidoreductase — translated: MGLLDDRTAVITGGNSGIGLATAKRLAAEGAFVFVTGRRQAELDAAVKEIGDNAVGVRGDVTEPEDLDRLYRVVADHGRGIDVLFANAAVIDVARLGEITEQHLDYLLDIDFKGLVFTVQKALPLLNDGASVILNSSNANAKGSDAYGVYAAIKAAVRSLARTWASELRDKGIRVNAVSPGATDTPGLEAFAHQLLPGPDALEEFDQLTAAIPMGRRGEPDEVANAVLFLASDLSSYTTGAEIPVDGGINQI